In Symbiobacterium terraclitae, the sequence GGAGAAGGTGGACGCCGTGCGCCGGGCGTGCGAGAAGCTGTTTGGGTATGAGAGCGAGTACAAGTAGGGAGCGTCGGGCGATGGGCTTCCCCCGGCTTTTCAATGCCTGTCTCAGCCCGTGCGGGGAATGGCCTCGTGCAGCTTTAGACCGGGTTGGAGGTGGCACTGGCCTGGACCGTGCCGGAGCAATCCTGCGGCCCAGGCCGTCCGACAGATCGTACGACCATCCAAGGGGGTCTGCGGCGTGGGTGTCCAAGATGTGTCGAGTGGTGATGGCGGTGCGGGCAACCGCACTGGTGGTGTGGGCAACCGCCCTTTGAGAAGGGTCGACGTGGCGTACATCCTCATCTTCGACCCTGCTGCGCAGCGGATCCTGATGGTTCGGAACGACCACGGCTCGTGGACACTCCCCGGCGGCATGCGCGAACCGGGCGAGACCCTGCAGGAGACCGCACGGCGCGAGGCCAGGGAGGAGACCGGGCTGGAGGTGCGCGTCGGTCCGGTGGTGCACGTCGCCGAGCGCATCTGGCACGAGCACACGCTCTTTGTGACGTTCCGGGCCAATGTCGTGGGCGGCACGCTGGGGGCGGGGCTGCTGGGCGACGTCCGGGAAGTGGCCTGGAAGGGCGTCGAGGAGGCGCAGGAGTTGATGCCTTACTACGAGGACCTGCAGAGCCTCCTGACCGCCTCGGCGAACTATCAGTGCCATAGAGACACGTAGGGCCGCTCGACGCGAATCAGCACACCAAGTGGAATCGTCCGGGGTGCACAGGCGCCCCGGACGATCTCATCGTGCGCAGCCATGAAGAGAGACGGCGTAGCCTGATGGGGTAATCGGCATGGCGGCGGCCAGCCTCGCATGCATGGCGC encodes:
- a CDS encoding NUDIX hydrolase: MAYILIFDPAAQRILMVRNDHGSWTLPGGMREPGETLQETARREAREETGLEVRVGPVVHVAERIWHEHTLFVTFRANVVGGTLGAGLLGDVREVAWKGVEEAQELMPYYEDLQSLLTASANYQCHRDT